Proteins encoded together in one Streptomyces sp. B1I3 window:
- a CDS encoding protealysin inhibitor emfourin: MRIQVSRTGGFAGIARHGEVDTSERPDAAEWESLADAALAAGRDGPPAGVPDGFRYRITVGDRTVHCADPRLTDAQRTLISRVLKEGA, from the coding sequence ATGCGCATTCAGGTGAGCCGGACCGGTGGATTCGCGGGCATCGCACGACACGGCGAGGTCGACACCTCGGAACGGCCCGACGCCGCGGAGTGGGAGTCCCTGGCCGATGCGGCGCTCGCCGCCGGCCGGGACGGCCCGCCCGCGGGGGTGCCGGACGGCTTCCGCTACCGGATCACGGTGGGTGACCGGACGGTGCACTGCGCGGACCCCCGCCTGACGGACGCCCAGCGGACGCTGATCTCACGGGTCCTGAAAGAGGGTGCCTAG
- a CDS encoding M4 family metallopeptidase: MQPRPNNGFRPVFCTIVPPHLLDKLSQADDPALAGPARRTLEADGARRHHRRVTALARTPFAPRTADPVPTKPHRTLYDCRHGTDLPGRKVRDEGDEPTQDAGVNRAYAGLGATFELLLSEYGRSSIDGRGLPLIGSVHYDEKYNNAFFDGEQMVFGDGDGEIFLDFTVAIDVIAHELTHGLTQYTANLTYQGQPGALNESMSDVFGSLVKQYSLGQSAEQGDWLIGAGLLAPRVSGVALRSMKAPGTAYDDDVLGKDPQPASMDDYIETEEDNGGVHLNSGIPNRAFYLLATALGGNAWERAGRIWFDVLTGGELAQDASFADFAKRTVAAARSRFGEGDEAEAVLKAWSEVGVPTR; the protein is encoded by the coding sequence ATGCAGCCTCGACCGAACAACGGGTTCAGGCCCGTCTTCTGCACCATCGTGCCGCCCCATCTCCTCGACAAACTGTCGCAGGCCGACGACCCGGCCCTGGCCGGTCCCGCACGCCGCACCCTGGAGGCCGACGGGGCCCGGCGCCACCACCGGCGTGTGACCGCCCTGGCCCGGACGCCCTTCGCCCCACGCACCGCCGATCCGGTCCCGACGAAGCCCCACCGCACCCTGTACGACTGCCGCCACGGCACGGACCTGCCCGGCCGCAAGGTCCGCGACGAGGGCGACGAGCCCACCCAGGACGCCGGCGTCAACCGCGCGTACGCCGGACTCGGCGCCACCTTCGAACTGCTGCTCTCGGAGTACGGCCGCAGTTCGATCGACGGCAGGGGGCTGCCGCTCATCGGCTCCGTGCACTATGACGAGAAGTACAACAACGCGTTCTTCGACGGCGAGCAGATGGTCTTCGGGGACGGGGACGGGGAGATCTTCCTCGACTTCACCGTCGCCATCGACGTCATCGCCCACGAACTGACGCACGGACTGACCCAGTACACGGCCAACCTGACCTACCAGGGCCAGCCGGGCGCGCTCAACGAATCGATGTCCGACGTCTTCGGCTCCCTGGTCAAGCAGTACTCGCTCGGCCAGAGCGCGGAACAGGGCGACTGGCTGATCGGCGCGGGGCTGCTGGCGCCGCGGGTCAGCGGGGTCGCGCTGCGCTCGATGAAGGCCCCGGGCACCGCGTACGACGACGACGTGCTCGGCAAGGACCCGCAGCCCGCCTCGATGGACGACTACATCGAGACGGAGGAGGACAACGGCGGGGTGCACCTCAACTCCGGCATCCCCAACCGCGCCTTCTACCTGCTCGCCACCGCCCTCGGCGGCAACGCCTGGGAGCGGGCCGGCCGGATCTGGTTCGACGTGCTGACGGGGGGCGAACTGGCCCAGGACGCGTCGTTCGCGGACTTCGCCAAGCGCACCGTCGCCGCGGCCCGGAGCCGGTTCGGGGAGGGTGACGAGGCGGAGGCGGTCCTGAAGGCCTGGTCGGAGGTGGGCGTGCCGACGAGGTGA
- the leuA gene encoding 2-isopropylmalate synthase: MTAVNPAPNAVDAESAAPVGGPTPVTNATQLQKPSGMPVHKYRGYEAVDIADRTWPDNRITRAPRWLSTDLRDGNQALIDPMSPARKREMFDLLVRMGYKEIEVGFPSSGETDFAFVRSIIEEGAIPEDVTISVLTQAREELIERTVESLVGARRATVHLYNATAPTFRRVVFRGSKEEVKQIAVDGTRLVMEYADKILGDETIFGYQYSPEIFTDTELDFALEVCEAVCDVWQPEEGREIILNLPATVERSTPSTHADRFEWMSRHLTRREHVCLSVHPHNDRGTAVAAAELAIMAGADRIEGCLFGQGERTGNVDLVTLGMNLFSQGVDPQIDFSQIDEIRRTSEYCNQMEIHPRHPYAGDLVYTAFSGSHQDAIKKGFDAMEADAASQGKTVDEIEWAVPYLPIDPKDVGRSYEAVIRVNSQSGKGGIAYVLKNDHKLDLPRRMQIEFSRIIQAKTDAEGGEVTPSQIWSTFRDEYLPSPENTAGRWGRVQIRSGQTTTGSDGQDTITVEATVDGADTVLTGTGNGPISAFFEALQAIGIDARLLDYTEHTMSEGASAQAASYIECAIDGKVLWGIGIDANTTRASLKAVVSAVNRATR, translated from the coding sequence ATGACTGCCGTAAACCCCGCCCCGAACGCCGTGGACGCCGAGAGCGCCGCCCCCGTCGGCGGACCCACCCCGGTCACCAACGCGACGCAGCTCCAGAAGCCGTCGGGGATGCCCGTCCACAAGTACCGCGGGTACGAGGCCGTGGACATCGCCGACCGCACGTGGCCGGACAACCGCATCACCCGGGCGCCCCGCTGGCTCTCCACGGATCTGCGTGACGGCAATCAGGCGCTGATCGACCCGATGTCCCCCGCCCGTAAGCGCGAGATGTTCGACCTGCTCGTACGCATGGGCTACAAGGAGATCGAGGTCGGCTTCCCGTCCTCCGGCGAGACCGACTTCGCGTTCGTGCGCTCCATCATCGAAGAGGGCGCGATCCCCGAGGACGTGACGATCTCCGTCCTGACGCAGGCGCGTGAGGAGCTGATCGAGCGCACTGTCGAATCGCTGGTCGGCGCCCGGCGCGCCACCGTCCACCTGTACAACGCCACCGCACCCACCTTCCGCCGCGTGGTCTTCCGCGGATCGAAGGAGGAGGTCAAGCAGATCGCCGTGGACGGCACCCGGCTGGTCATGGAGTACGCGGACAAGATCCTGGGTGACGAGACGATCTTCGGCTACCAGTACAGCCCGGAGATCTTCACCGACACCGAACTGGACTTCGCCCTGGAGGTCTGCGAAGCCGTCTGCGACGTATGGCAGCCCGAGGAGGGCCGCGAGATCATCCTGAACCTGCCCGCCACCGTGGAGCGTTCGACGCCGTCCACGCACGCGGACCGGTTCGAGTGGATGTCCCGTCACCTGACCCGCCGCGAGCACGTCTGCCTGTCGGTGCACCCGCACAACGACCGCGGCACCGCCGTCGCCGCCGCCGAGCTGGCCATCATGGCGGGGGCCGACCGCATCGAGGGCTGCCTGTTCGGGCAGGGCGAGCGCACCGGCAACGTCGACCTGGTCACCCTGGGCATGAACCTCTTCTCGCAGGGCGTCGACCCGCAGATCGACTTCTCCCAGATCGACGAGATCCGCCGCACCAGCGAGTACTGCAACCAGATGGAGATCCACCCCCGCCACCCCTACGCGGGCGACCTGGTCTACACCGCCTTCTCCGGCTCCCACCAGGACGCCATCAAGAAGGGCTTCGACGCCATGGAGGCCGACGCCGCCTCCCAGGGGAAGACCGTCGACGAGATCGAGTGGGCGGTCCCGTACCTGCCGATCGACCCGAAGGACGTCGGCCGCTCCTACGAGGCCGTCATCCGGGTCAACTCGCAGTCCGGGAAGGGCGGAATCGCCTACGTCCTCAAGAACGACCACAAGCTGGACCTGCCGCGCCGGATGCAGATCGAGTTCTCCCGGATCATTCAGGCCAAGACCGACGCCGAGGGCGGCGAGGTCACGCCGTCGCAGATCTGGTCGACCTTCCGGGACGAGTACCTGCCCAGCCCGGAGAACACCGCGGGTCGATGGGGACGCGTGCAGATCCGCTCGGGCCAGACGACGACCGGCTCCGACGGCCAGGACACGATCACCGTCGAGGCGACCGTCGACGGCGCGGACACGGTACTGACCGGCACGGGCAACGGCCCGATCTCCGCGTTCTTCGAAGCGCTGCAGGCCATCGGCATCGACGCCCGTCTGCTGGATTACACCGAGCACACGATGAGCGAGGGAGCGAGCGCCCAGGCGGCCTCCTACATCGAGTGCGCCATCGACGGCAAGGTGCTGTGGGGCATCGGCATCGACGCCAACACCACGCGCGCCTCGCTCAAGGCCGTGGTCTCCGCGGTCAACCGCGCGACCCGCTGA
- a CDS encoding TerB family tellurite resistance protein, translated as MRLRVYGIRTVWDTVGDGEFFCPGCGGDRNYRRLSGRRRFTVLGLPLRARGSAGPVVECAACRAHFPVGTLDHPTTTRFSTMLREAVHTVTLAVLAAGGTTSRTVLEAAAATVRDAGLDECTQEQLFTIVEVLAADTGPEGADSAAEACGAAFAIELHEVLGPLAPHLAAAGRESVLLQGARIALADGPYGQAELEVLSTVGSALQIGPDDTARLLAAAARTPS; from the coding sequence ATGAGACTGCGCGTGTACGGCATCCGTACCGTGTGGGACACCGTCGGTGACGGGGAATTCTTCTGCCCGGGCTGCGGTGGCGACCGCAACTACCGGCGGCTCAGCGGGCGCCGGCGCTTCACCGTGCTCGGTCTTCCGCTCCGTGCGCGCGGGAGCGCGGGGCCCGTCGTCGAATGCGCCGCCTGCCGGGCGCACTTCCCGGTCGGCACCCTCGACCACCCCACCACCACACGCTTCTCCACCATGCTGCGCGAGGCTGTGCACACCGTCACCCTCGCCGTGCTCGCGGCGGGCGGCACCACCTCCCGTACGGTCCTGGAGGCGGCGGCGGCCACCGTCCGCGACGCCGGACTCGACGAGTGCACCCAGGAGCAGCTCTTCACGATCGTCGAGGTGCTCGCCGCGGACACCGGACCGGAGGGCGCAGACTCCGCGGCCGAGGCCTGCGGCGCCGCCTTCGCCATCGAGCTGCACGAGGTGCTGGGCCCGCTCGCCCCGCATCTGGCCGCGGCCGGCCGGGAGTCGGTGCTGCTGCAGGGCGCCAGGATCGCGCTCGCCGACGGCCCGTACGGCCAGGCGGAGCTCGAGGTGCTGAGCACGGTGGGCAGCGCCCTGCAGATCGGTCCCGACGACACGGCGAGGCTGCTCGCCGCCGCGGCGCGTACGCCCTCGTAG
- the recO gene encoding DNA repair protein RecO: MSLFRDDGVVLRTQKLGEADRIITILTRGHGRVRAVARGVRRTKSKFGARLEPFSHVDVQFFARGSELIGRGLPLCTQSETIAPYGGGIVSDYGRYTAGTAMLETAERFTDHEGEPAVQQYLLLVGGLRTLARAEHAPNLILDAFLLRSLAVNGYAPSFDDCARCGMPGPNRFFSVAAGGVICGDCRVPGSVVPSAEAVELLSALLTGDWETADASEARHVREGSGLVSAYLHWHLERGLRSLRYVEK, from the coding sequence ATGAGCTTGTTCCGGGACGACGGCGTCGTGCTGCGTACGCAGAAGCTGGGCGAGGCCGACCGGATCATCACGATCCTGACCCGCGGCCACGGCCGGGTGCGCGCCGTCGCGCGCGGTGTGCGCCGTACCAAGTCCAAGTTCGGGGCGCGACTCGAGCCCTTCTCCCACGTGGACGTGCAGTTCTTCGCACGCGGCAGCGAACTGATCGGCCGCGGGCTGCCCCTGTGCACGCAGAGCGAGACGATCGCCCCGTACGGCGGCGGCATCGTCTCCGACTACGGGCGCTACACCGCGGGCACGGCGATGCTCGAGACCGCCGAACGGTTCACCGACCACGAGGGCGAGCCCGCGGTCCAGCAGTACCTGCTGCTCGTCGGCGGCCTGCGCACCCTCGCACGCGCCGAGCACGCGCCGAACCTCATCCTGGACGCGTTCCTGCTGCGTTCCCTCGCCGTCAACGGTTACGCCCCGAGCTTCGACGACTGCGCCAGGTGCGGAATGCCCGGACCGAACCGGTTCTTCTCCGTCGCCGCGGGCGGCGTCATATGCGGGGACTGCCGGGTGCCCGGCAGCGTCGTACCCTCGGCGGAGGCCGTCGAGCTGCTGAGCGCACTGCTCACCGGTGACTGGGAGACGGCGGACGCGTCCGAGGCGCGTCATGTCAGGGAGGGGAGCGGGCTCGTGTCCGCCTATCTGCACTGGCATCTGGAGCGCGGCCTGCGCTCGCTGCGGTACGTAGAGAAGTGA
- a CDS encoding isoprenyl transferase, which yields MAVRGMLGGRSRREYKTPEPHPSGATPPRIPGELVPKHVAVVMDGNGRWAKERGLPRTEGHKVGEGVVMDVLKGCIEMGVKNLSLYAFSTENWKRSPDEVKFLMNFNRDVIRRRRDEMDELGIRIRWVGRMPKLWKSVVQELQVAQEQTKDNDRMTLYFCVNYGGRAEIADAAQRIAQDVAAGKLDPAKVNEKTFAKYIYYPDMPDVDLFVRPSGEQRTSNYLIWQSAYAEMVFQDVLWPDFDRRDLWSACLEFARRDRRFGGAEEAALGQGPAV from the coding sequence ATGGCAGTACGCGGGATGCTCGGCGGCCGTAGCCGGCGTGAGTACAAGACCCCCGAGCCGCACCCCTCCGGCGCCACCCCGCCGAGGATCCCCGGCGAGCTCGTGCCCAAGCACGTCGCCGTCGTGATGGACGGCAACGGTCGCTGGGCCAAGGAGCGGGGCCTCCCGCGCACCGAGGGCCACAAGGTCGGCGAGGGCGTCGTCATGGACGTCCTCAAGGGCTGCATCGAGATGGGCGTCAAGAACCTCTCGCTGTACGCGTTCTCCACCGAGAACTGGAAGCGTTCGCCGGACGAGGTGAAGTTCCTGATGAACTTCAACCGGGACGTCATCCGCCGCCGGCGTGACGAGATGGACGAGCTCGGCATCCGCATCCGCTGGGTCGGCCGCATGCCGAAGCTGTGGAAGTCCGTCGTCCAGGAGCTCCAGGTCGCCCAGGAGCAGACCAAGGACAACGACAGGATGACGCTGTACTTCTGCGTCAACTACGGCGGCCGGGCCGAGATCGCCGACGCGGCGCAGCGCATCGCGCAGGACGTGGCGGCCGGGAAGCTCGACCCCGCGAAGGTCAACGAGAAGACCTTCGCGAAGTACATCTACTACCCGGACATGCCGGACGTGGACCTCTTCGTGCGCCCCAGCGGTGAGCAGCGCACGTCCAACTACCTGATCTGGCAGAGCGCGTACGCCGAGATGGTCTTCCAGGACGTCCTGTGGCCGGACTTCGACCGCCGCGACCTGTGGAGCGCCTGCCTGGAATTCGCCCGGCGCGACCGGCGCTTCGGCGGTGCCGAGGAAGCGGCACTGGGGCAGGGCCCGGCTGTCTGA
- a CDS encoding Fur family transcriptional regulator has translation MATAPISGTNAAPVRGRSTRQRAAVAAALDEVDEFRSAQDLHDVLKHRGDSVGLTTVYRTLQSLADAGEVDVLRTTDGEAVYRRCSTGEHHHHLVCRVCGKAVEVEGPAVEQWAETIASQHGYVNVAHTVEIFGTCADCASGAPEATRK, from the coding sequence GTGGCGACGGCGCCCATCAGTGGCACGAACGCGGCTCCGGTGCGCGGCCGGTCCACGCGGCAGCGGGCGGCGGTCGCGGCGGCGCTCGACGAGGTGGACGAGTTCCGCAGCGCCCAGGACCTCCACGACGTGCTCAAGCACCGGGGGGACTCGGTCGGGCTGACCACCGTCTACCGCACGCTCCAGTCCCTCGCCGACGCGGGCGAGGTCGACGTGCTGCGCACCACGGACGGCGAGGCGGTCTACCGGCGCTGCTCGACGGGTGAGCACCACCACCACCTGGTCTGCCGGGTCTGCGGCAAGGCGGTCGAGGTCGAGGGCCCGGCCGTGGAGCAGTGGGCCGAGACCATCGCCTCGCAGCACGGCTACGTGAACGTGGCCCACACGGTGGAGATCTTCGGGACGTGCGCGGACTGCGCGTCCGGCGCTCCGGAGGCCACCCGGAAGTAG
- a CDS encoding metal ABC transporter permease: protein MEFLTPPFMQRALIAAVLVGITAPAIGVYLVQRRQALMGDGIGHIAMTGVGLGFLLSTNPVWMATLVAVAGSVVMELIRWYGRTRGDIALAMLFYGGMAGGVMLINLSDTGSNANLTSFLFGSLSTVSEEDVTAIVVLAALVVLVTVGLRRQLFAVSQDEEFARVTGLPVRALNLLVAVTAAVTVTVAMRVVGLLLVSALMVVPVAAAQQIAKSFKVTFVLSVVIGTAVTLAGTVTSYYRDVPPGATIVLLAIATFIALTALATPLARRRARAHEEDPGQCTLEVPAARPPADDVRV from the coding sequence ATGGAATTCCTCACACCCCCCTTCATGCAGCGGGCCCTGATCGCGGCCGTCCTGGTCGGGATCACCGCCCCCGCCATCGGCGTCTACCTGGTCCAGCGCCGCCAGGCCCTCATGGGCGACGGCATCGGGCACATCGCCATGACCGGTGTCGGTCTCGGCTTCCTGCTCTCCACCAACCCCGTCTGGATGGCCACCCTCGTCGCCGTGGCGGGCTCCGTCGTCATGGAACTGATCCGCTGGTACGGACGCACCCGCGGCGACATCGCCCTGGCCATGCTCTTCTACGGCGGCATGGCGGGCGGTGTGATGCTGATCAACCTCTCCGACACCGGCTCCAACGCCAACCTCACCTCGTTCCTCTTCGGCTCCCTGTCGACGGTCTCCGAGGAGGACGTCACCGCGATCGTCGTGCTGGCCGCCCTCGTGGTGCTGGTGACCGTGGGGCTGCGGCGGCAACTGTTCGCGGTCAGCCAGGACGAGGAGTTCGCCCGGGTCACCGGGCTGCCGGTGCGCGCGCTCAACCTGCTCGTCGCCGTGACGGCGGCGGTCACGGTCACCGTGGCGATGCGGGTCGTCGGCCTGCTGCTGGTCAGCGCGCTGATGGTGGTCCCGGTCGCCGCCGCCCAGCAGATCGCGAAGTCCTTCAAGGTGACGTTCGTCCTGTCCGTCGTCATCGGCACGGCCGTGACCCTGGCCGGCACCGTGACCTCGTACTACCGGGACGTGCCCCCCGGCGCGACGATCGTGCTGCTCGCCATCGCCACGTTCATCGCGCTGACCGCGCTCGCCACGCCGCTGGCCCGCAGGCGGGCCCGTGCGCACGAGGAGGACCCGGGGCAGTGCACCCTGGAGGTACCGGCGGCGCGCCCGCCCGCGGACGACGTGCGGGTGTGA
- a CDS encoding metal ABC transporter ATP-binding protein, which yields MPEPCTPEPVISMRGATAALGARPVLRGVDLTVHAGEVAALLGANGSGKSTAVRSVIGQVPLTGGTVELFGTPLRRFRQWARVGYVPQRTTAAGGVPATIREIVASGRLSRTKLRIPGRADRAAVDRAIDLVGLTDRAGDSVNALSGGQHQRVLIARALAAEPELLIMDEPMAGVDLASQEILAATLREQVAAGTTVLLVLHELGPLEPLIDRAIVLRDGCVTHDGPPPEAVGQHALPGHDHVHPHADSEPLRTGLLT from the coding sequence GTGCCCGAGCCCTGTACGCCCGAACCCGTGATCAGCATGCGCGGAGCCACGGCGGCGCTCGGCGCGCGCCCCGTGCTGCGCGGCGTCGACCTCACCGTCCACGCCGGTGAGGTCGCGGCGCTGCTCGGCGCCAACGGATCCGGCAAGTCCACCGCCGTCCGCTCCGTCATCGGCCAGGTGCCCCTCACCGGCGGCACCGTCGAGCTCTTCGGCACCCCGCTGCGGCGTTTTCGCCAGTGGGCCCGCGTCGGGTACGTCCCGCAGCGCACCACCGCCGCCGGCGGCGTCCCCGCCACGATCCGCGAGATCGTCGCCTCCGGCCGGCTGTCCCGTACGAAGCTCAGGATCCCGGGCAGGGCGGACCGGGCGGCCGTCGACCGCGCCATCGATCTCGTCGGCCTCACCGACCGGGCCGGGGACTCCGTGAACGCCCTCTCCGGCGGTCAGCACCAGCGCGTGCTGATCGCGCGGGCCCTCGCCGCCGAGCCCGAGCTCCTGATCATGGACGAGCCGATGGCCGGCGTCGACCTGGCCAGCCAGGAGATCCTCGCGGCGACCCTGCGCGAGCAGGTCGCCGCCGGTACGACGGTGCTGCTCGTCCTGCACGAGCTCGGTCCGCTGGAACCTCTCATCGACCGGGCGATCGTGCTGCGCGACGGCTGCGTGACGCACGACGGACCACCCCCCGAGGCCGTGGGTCAGCACGCCCTGCCCGGCCACGACCACGTACATCCCCACGCGGACTCCGAGCCGCTCCGGACGGGACTGCTGACCTGA
- a CDS encoding metal ABC transporter substrate-binding protein: MNVRRLIPTAAVAGAVALGLTALSACSSSDTGGPASGDKLDVVASFYPMQFLAEEIGGSHVSVTTLTKPGVEPHDLELTPRQIGGLGDADYILFLKGIQPAVDDAVGQAGVKNTVDAAKLTTLENHGTEVDSHDHGHEEGAEHEGEEAGLDPHIWLDPVKYAEVAEGVGKSLAKADPEHAADYRKNTDTLVGRLDALDTAYESGLKSTATRTFVTTHSAFGYLAERYGLTQEGIAGLDPETEPSPARISEIHAVAEKNKATTVFFETLASDRTAKTLAKDLGLKTGVLDPLEGITDTSKGDDYIEVMTSNLAALQKALGAK; this comes from the coding sequence ATGAACGTACGTCGCCTCATACCCACCGCCGCCGTCGCCGGAGCAGTCGCCCTCGGCCTCACCGCGCTCTCCGCCTGTTCCTCCTCCGACACGGGCGGCCCCGCGAGCGGCGACAAGCTGGATGTGGTGGCGTCCTTCTATCCGATGCAGTTCCTCGCCGAGGAGATCGGCGGATCGCACGTCTCCGTCACCACGCTGACGAAGCCCGGTGTGGAACCGCACGACCTGGAGCTCACGCCGAGGCAGATCGGCGGACTGGGCGACGCCGACTACATCCTCTTCCTCAAGGGCATCCAGCCCGCCGTCGACGACGCCGTGGGCCAGGCCGGGGTGAAGAACACCGTGGACGCCGCGAAGCTCACCACGCTCGAGAACCACGGCACCGAGGTCGACAGCCACGACCACGGCCACGAGGAGGGCGCGGAGCACGAGGGCGAGGAGGCCGGGCTCGACCCCCACATCTGGCTGGACCCGGTCAAGTACGCCGAGGTCGCCGAGGGCGTCGGGAAGTCCTTGGCGAAGGCCGACCCCGAGCACGCCGCGGACTACCGCAAGAACACCGACACCCTGGTCGGCAGGCTCGACGCGCTGGACACGGCGTACGAGAGCGGACTGAAGAGCACGGCGACCCGGACCTTCGTCACGACGCACTCCGCCTTCGGGTACCTCGCCGAGCGCTACGGTCTCACCCAGGAGGGCATCGCCGGCCTCGACCCCGAGACCGAGCCCAGCCCCGCCCGGATCAGCGAGATCCACGCGGTCGCCGAGAAGAACAAGGCCACCACCGTGTTCTTCGAGACGCTCGCCAGCGACAGGACCGCCAAGACGCTGGCGAAGGACCTCGGCCTGAAGACCGGCGTCCTGGATCCCCTGGAGGGAATCACGGACACGTCCAAGGGCGATGACTACATCGAGGTCATGACGTCCAACCTGGCCGCGCTGCAGAAGGCCCTCGGCGCGAAGTGA